A genomic segment from Lignipirellula cremea encodes:
- a CDS encoding IS701 family transposase translates to MAKRKRSAKRPQAKHKKQTPSQHHKCQRLKRTNPLRSRTTEAITPLCGYLQTAVAALQSVLDRRIAFRLSIIVAGMLLADDRRTASAWFAAAGVQQDWDRFYECLISVGRSSGSLASAMVGLLVQKFAPGVGDRIQLALDDSPTSRFGRCVEGAGVHHNPTPGPADGEWLYGHNWVLLTWLATHPLWGVIALPLQSLLYVRQADVPKLAVKYAWEFRTKHELGVALLTSFVQSLRARGVRNSVWLAVDGAYAARPFLLPVLKLGVTVVSRLRRDACLFDLPGEAVPHRRGRHRIYGRNKLSLATLADQSQGWESLTYSGRGVEVTRPCKSFLATSELISGRIRVVLLRFDDGNWAPYFCTDPSADVREILEAVAARWAIEECFQGMKEVWGAGQQQVRNVWSSIGCWNLNSWVYGLVELCSWESPQAELSDRRSRPWDNASRWPSHADRRRTIARKMLEKQFIATLPPTPNSPQIRTLLEGLIAIVI, encoded by the coding sequence ATGGCCAAGCGTAAGCGATCCGCCAAACGTCCGCAAGCGAAACACAAAAAGCAGACGCCGTCGCAGCATCACAAGTGCCAGCGTTTGAAGCGGACCAATCCCTTGCGATCGCGCACGACAGAAGCGATCACCCCTTTGTGCGGCTATCTCCAGACGGCGGTGGCCGCCTTGCAGTCGGTGCTGGATCGACGGATCGCCTTTCGGTTGTCGATCATCGTCGCGGGCATGTTGCTGGCCGACGATCGACGCACCGCCAGCGCCTGGTTCGCCGCGGCCGGGGTGCAGCAGGACTGGGATCGCTTCTATGAATGCCTCATCAGCGTTGGCCGATCGTCGGGATCGCTGGCCAGCGCCATGGTCGGCTTGCTCGTGCAGAAGTTCGCGCCGGGCGTCGGCGACCGCATTCAGCTCGCCCTGGATGACTCGCCCACTTCGCGCTTCGGACGCTGTGTGGAAGGCGCCGGAGTGCATCACAATCCGACGCCGGGACCGGCCGACGGAGAATGGCTTTACGGCCACAACTGGGTCCTGTTGACCTGGCTGGCGACGCATCCGTTGTGGGGCGTGATCGCCTTGCCGCTGCAGTCGCTGCTGTACGTCCGCCAGGCCGATGTGCCGAAACTGGCGGTAAAATATGCATGGGAATTCCGTACGAAACACGAACTGGGCGTCGCGCTGTTGACGTCGTTCGTGCAATCGCTGCGCGCCCGCGGCGTGCGGAACTCGGTCTGGCTGGCGGTCGACGGCGCCTACGCCGCACGACCTTTTCTCCTGCCTGTGCTGAAACTCGGCGTCACGGTCGTCAGCCGCTTGCGCAGGGACGCCTGCTTGTTCGACCTGCCCGGCGAAGCTGTTCCGCACCGTCGCGGCAGGCACCGGATTTATGGCCGGAACAAACTCTCCCTGGCGACACTCGCCGACCAAAGTCAAGGCTGGGAATCGCTCACCTATTCTGGCCGAGGCGTCGAAGTCACGCGCCCGTGCAAATCGTTCCTGGCGACATCGGAGTTGATCAGCGGGCGCATCCGTGTGGTGCTGCTCCGTTTTGACGATGGCAACTGGGCGCCTTACTTTTGCACGGACCCCAGCGCCGACGTGCGTGAGATTCTGGAGGCCGTCGCCGCGCGCTGGGCGATCGAAGAATGTTTCCAAGGGATGAAAGAAGTCTGGGGCGCCGGTCAGCAGCAAGTTCGAAATGTGTGGTCGAGCATCGGCTGTTGGAATCTCAACAGCTGGGTGTACGGCCTTGTGGAACTGTGCAGTTGGGAGTCGCCGCAAGCGGAACTGAGCGACCGCCGCTCCCGCCCCTGGGACAACGCCTCGCGTTGGCCGTCCCACGCCGACCGTCGCCGCACAATCGCCCGTAAAATGTTAGAAAAACAATTTATCGCCACTCTACCCCCGACGCCCAACAGCCCCCAAATCCGCACGCTCCTTGAAGGGCTAATCGCCATAGTAATATGA
- a CDS encoding DUF1592 domain-containing protein — protein MDYRFPADRGRLYFSVEKQDFFQTVLEKISSSSLFTAALMTKTLAFLCLLLSLGSLEVLSAEPDTEGFDKHARPFLQRYCVKCHGADKQNAGVRLDKLGPMTADFEFGEIWREVQSQSLLKAMPPEEEPQPSEKERLAFLDWVNREIQRAETAFAGSGKAVVLRRLNKSEYRNTIRDLLYLDEFVDPAINLPDDDTFHGFDNIGSALNISPVQLRTYLETADTMLQLAFPEELKTPSPKHLHIEPLDMADWYAKSRALSRERNQISENTELTPAVRGKMAAEVQQLLREHNARAQGKTYFDFGTQIIEALEDGLRFTNTARFSFGGRPDGIYRFRIKARGLPGSDGAMPLLIMEFGATREEITVLTTDLAPKMKVYEGEFLRGPGFGLLRIYARGMGNGFHYRGSDKQKPQAVLASFELEGPFPSPLREKANKVYFGGVEDSDAGAREVLTRFMERAFRRPPAPERVEQFLTFYRAQRAEGQAFRPALLSTMRGVLAAPEFLFMLEDRPGEGKETELLDDFELASRLSYFLTSAPPDQELYALARTGELTDPDTLLAQARRLMSSPRASAFAQNFTGQWLQLRTLGDMAPDDRKYTEWEETLQESMRKETETFFLRVLQEQLPLTTLLQSDFTMLNSRLANFYGIPDVEGYEFRPVNLSPENPRGGLLTHASILTLTSDGIRTSPVKRGAFLLENILGDPPPPPPNNVPPVKETTGATLRERLASHRDLPACASCHADIDPLGFALENFNAIGKWREHEEDTKLPVDPSGTMPSGARFENFPEFRNLLSERRDDVARCLAEKLMMYSLGRAPTFTDKPALQRVVEQTKADGYKLSTMVESIILSEPFLTK, from the coding sequence TTGGACTACCGATTCCCCGCCGACCGCGGGCGACTTTACTTCTCCGTCGAGAAGCAGGATTTCTTCCAGACAGTCCTTGAAAAGATAAGCTCCTCTTCCTTGTTCACCGCTGCACTCATGACCAAGACGCTGGCCTTCCTTTGTTTGCTCCTTTCGCTTGGTTCATTGGAAGTGCTCTCCGCCGAGCCAGACACGGAGGGGTTTGATAAACATGCGCGACCCTTTCTGCAACGCTATTGTGTGAAGTGTCACGGGGCGGATAAGCAGAATGCGGGGGTGCGGCTCGACAAGCTGGGGCCGATGACCGCCGACTTCGAGTTTGGCGAAATCTGGAGAGAAGTGCAGAGTCAATCGCTACTGAAAGCGATGCCGCCCGAGGAGGAGCCGCAGCCTTCCGAAAAGGAGCGGCTGGCTTTTCTCGATTGGGTCAATCGGGAGATCCAGCGGGCCGAGACGGCTTTCGCCGGTTCGGGAAAAGCCGTCGTGCTGCGCAGGCTGAACAAGTCGGAATACCGGAACACGATTCGAGACCTGCTTTATCTCGATGAATTCGTCGACCCGGCGATCAATTTGCCGGATGACGACACCTTTCACGGCTTTGACAACATCGGTTCGGCTCTCAACATCTCGCCGGTGCAATTGAGGACCTACCTGGAGACGGCCGATACAATGCTGCAGCTGGCGTTTCCGGAAGAGTTGAAGACGCCGTCGCCCAAGCACTTACACATTGAACCTCTGGATATGGCGGACTGGTACGCCAAATCCAGAGCTCTGAGCCGCGAGCGAAACCAGATTTCGGAGAACACCGAGCTCACCCCGGCGGTTCGCGGGAAAATGGCAGCCGAAGTGCAGCAACTCCTGCGGGAGCACAACGCCAGAGCGCAGGGCAAGACTTACTTCGATTTCGGGACTCAAATCATCGAAGCGCTCGAAGACGGGCTCCGATTTACCAATACCGCCAGGTTTTCGTTCGGGGGACGTCCCGACGGAATTTATCGCTTTCGGATCAAGGCGAGAGGCCTGCCAGGTTCCGACGGCGCCATGCCGTTGCTGATCATGGAGTTTGGAGCGACTCGCGAAGAGATCACCGTGCTCACTACCGATCTTGCACCCAAGATGAAGGTCTACGAAGGGGAGTTTCTCAGAGGCCCAGGATTCGGTCTGTTGCGCATCTATGCGCGTGGGATGGGTAACGGATTTCATTACCGTGGGAGCGATAAACAGAAGCCGCAGGCCGTACTGGCTTCCTTTGAACTCGAAGGGCCCTTTCCCTCACCCCTGCGAGAAAAGGCCAACAAAGTCTACTTCGGCGGTGTGGAAGATTCCGATGCCGGCGCCCGCGAAGTCCTGACACGTTTCATGGAACGCGCCTTCCGGCGGCCGCCAGCGCCCGAACGAGTCGAGCAATTCCTCACCTTCTACCGGGCTCAACGCGCGGAGGGGCAGGCGTTTAGACCAGCGCTGCTGTCCACGATGCGGGGCGTACTGGCCGCCCCAGAGTTTCTCTTCATGCTTGAGGACCGGCCGGGCGAAGGCAAAGAGACAGAATTACTCGACGACTTCGAGCTCGCTAGCCGGCTCTCCTATTTTCTAACCAGCGCCCCTCCTGACCAGGAACTGTATGCCCTGGCCAGGACAGGCGAGTTGACCGATCCCGATACGCTGCTCGCCCAGGCCCGGCGGTTAATGAGCAGCCCCCGGGCATCTGCCTTCGCCCAGAACTTTACCGGCCAATGGCTCCAGCTACGCACCCTGGGCGACATGGCGCCGGACGATCGCAAATACACCGAGTGGGAAGAGACGCTGCAGGAATCCATGCGCAAAGAGACGGAGACGTTCTTCCTGCGCGTGCTGCAGGAGCAGTTGCCGTTGACCACTTTGCTGCAGTCGGATTTCACGATGCTAAATAGCCGGCTCGCCAACTTCTACGGGATTCCCGATGTGGAAGGTTATGAGTTCCGTCCAGTCAACTTGAGCCCGGAAAATCCGAGGGGCGGACTGCTCACTCATGCCAGCATCCTGACCCTGACTTCCGACGGCATTCGCACTTCGCCGGTGAAGCGGGGCGCGTTTCTGCTCGAGAATATACTCGGCGATCCGCCGCCGCCCCCTCCGAACAATGTGCCTCCCGTCAAGGAAACCACCGGCGCCACGCTGCGGGAACGGCTTGCCTCTCATCGAGATCTGCCCGCTTGCGCCAGTTGTCATGCGGATATCGACCCGCTGGGCTTTGCCCTTGAAAATTTCAATGCGATCGGCAAGTGGCGCGAGCACGAGGAAGATACCAAATTGCCGGTCGATCCGAGCGGAACGATGCCTTCGGGCGCCAGGTTTGAGAACTTCCCCGAGTTTCGCAACTTACTCTCCGAACGCCGCGACGATGTCGCCCGTTGCCTGGCCGAGAAGCTGATGATGTACTCCCTCGGACGCGCGCCCACCTTCACGGATAAACCGGCCCTCCAACGAGTTGTGGAGCAGACAAAGGCCGACGGCTATAAGCTTTCCACGATGGTCGAATCCATTATTCTAAGCGAACCTTTCCTCACCAAGTAA
- a CDS encoding DUF1552 domain-containing protein: MKKSWRLSRRTVLRGLGATIALPFLDAMTPLARAARRNMKPPVRLMWHWVGTATNMADWFPQEEGPDYTLSPALQPLERHRRHFSVVTGTRNFTHLDYGNQGVVGGHGSGLCWLTSQFDKVGSGVYDIATHSSVDQIAARHLGNETRHPSLQLGSYSSTFHVLSWTERGTPLPTITGPGKLFSQLFTERTAKEREAYRRNLMQNKSLLDLVQGSRQDLQRRLGNEDQEKLDQYLTSIRELEKGFTRDELWLDTPLPVLNVKEPAPSAEKNKEQWQREMFRLITLAFSADMTRVVALAGDGPGDYNSFLPGVTEAWHPISHHNRDPNKLAQMTKINQWNARMHGEFIDMLSKSKESDGSSLLDNSLILTGDSMTDGQHWGGNYPLLLTGHGGGLRQGRHLKFCTPPNYNQDKWPLAEIPTSNVYLSMLKAAGAPVEKFADSTGTLSGLS, from the coding sequence ATGAAAAAATCCTGGCGCCTATCTCGACGAACCGTTCTGCGCGGACTTGGTGCGACCATCGCCCTCCCTTTTCTGGATGCGATGACCCCGCTTGCCCGCGCCGCCCGGCGGAATATGAAGCCTCCCGTCCGCCTGATGTGGCATTGGGTTGGCACCGCGACAAACATGGCGGACTGGTTTCCGCAGGAGGAAGGTCCGGACTACACTCTTTCACCAGCCTTGCAGCCGCTGGAGCGGCATCGGCGACATTTTTCTGTCGTCACCGGGACACGCAACTTCACGCACCTGGACTACGGCAACCAGGGAGTGGTCGGCGGACACGGTTCCGGCCTGTGCTGGTTGACCAGCCAGTTCGACAAGGTCGGCAGTGGAGTATATGATATCGCGACGCATAGTTCGGTCGATCAAATTGCTGCGCGCCACCTCGGAAACGAGACCCGTCATCCCTCGCTGCAGCTTGGCTCCTACTCATCGACGTTCCATGTTCTCTCCTGGACCGAGCGAGGTACGCCGCTGCCGACGATCACTGGCCCGGGCAAACTGTTTAGCCAGCTTTTCACGGAACGCACCGCGAAGGAAAGGGAAGCCTATCGCCGGAACCTGATGCAAAACAAGAGCCTGCTTGATCTTGTGCAGGGAAGCCGGCAGGACCTCCAGCGCCGCTTGGGAAATGAGGATCAGGAGAAACTGGATCAATATCTGACGTCCATCCGCGAGCTGGAAAAGGGGTTCACCCGCGACGAACTCTGGCTCGACACCCCGTTACCTGTCCTCAACGTCAAGGAACCGGCGCCGAGCGCAGAAAAGAACAAAGAGCAGTGGCAGCGGGAGATGTTCCGCCTGATCACGCTCGCGTTCTCCGCCGACATGACGCGGGTGGTCGCTCTCGCAGGCGATGGTCCTGGCGATTACAACAGCTTTCTTCCAGGCGTCACCGAGGCCTGGCACCCGATCAGCCATCACAATCGCGACCCGAATAAACTCGCGCAGATGACGAAGATCAACCAGTGGAACGCCCGCATGCACGGTGAATTCATCGACATGCTCAGCAAATCAAAGGAGAGCGATGGCAGCAGCCTCCTGGACAACTCCCTGATCCTGACCGGCGATTCCATGACCGACGGCCAGCATTGGGGCGGCAACTACCCACTCCTGCTGACCGGTCACGGCGGCGGTCTTCGCCAGGGGCGGCACCTGAAGTTCTGCACCCCGCCCAATTACAACCAGGACAAATGGCCTCTTGCGGAAATTCCGACTTCGAACGTCTATCTTTCGATGCTGAAAGCGGCCGGCGCTCCCGTGGAGAAGTTCGCAGACAGCACCGGGACCTTAAGCGGGCTCTCTTAA
- a CDS encoding serine hydrolase domain-containing protein — protein MIAAIGFIVAEPALAIADEAELRERFGEQQFAPAGGFVLRQGQKLPDLVWNNPELAATVVDNPAIPTRWFDEQFEEVENAAETGRYYAYGEAPAPNGPVLRQAMTCCCVAKEVNLKAVAEKSIAGRTEAQNPGGWREEVDDLVRQWQSTEEGAVELAALLGADRPSGPVRRGQWQMENATQHVLLKRKLMGLDRQPLVKATPRKLQGEAAPTLRKAPLTETDFSEEQVRAIQSKLKEWYADSREPMAIVIAQNGVVVLAKGFGTLNGEKVTVDTPMSLDSAMKPLIGLQLATYIDRGHLQLDEPIGNYLPDFDTPRDRNLTFRAGHVHATGIHFPWELAFRRLFYFHTWHESLIAHCKREWEPGTEHRYGVVGVILSVRALELLRGRNYWDAMERDLIAPLGIHNVLPGGRGFSAENMARIGVLLHNGGKYGLWEVFSEKTHAAILPTSLKPYFPDLDMEYGIGLKDASQHLGPGSYGHGGGCGTLLAINPEQHLVVAMVRNGHGKDYKKYRDELMALVRKSIQE, from the coding sequence ATGATCGCCGCCATTGGCTTTATTGTGGCGGAGCCCGCCCTCGCGATCGCTGACGAAGCGGAGCTCAGGGAACGCTTTGGTGAACAACAGTTCGCGCCGGCAGGTGGATTCGTTCTTCGACAGGGCCAGAAGCTCCCGGATCTCGTCTGGAACAATCCTGAACTGGCGGCGACGGTCGTCGATAACCCCGCCATCCCGACCAGGTGGTTCGACGAGCAGTTCGAGGAAGTCGAAAACGCAGCAGAAACAGGGCGGTACTATGCCTACGGCGAAGCGCCGGCGCCGAACGGGCCAGTCCTGCGACAGGCCATGACTTGTTGCTGTGTTGCGAAAGAGGTGAACCTCAAAGCCGTTGCCGAGAAGTCGATCGCAGGCAGAACCGAGGCCCAAAACCCCGGTGGCTGGCGGGAAGAAGTCGACGACCTTGTGCGGCAATGGCAATCAACCGAAGAAGGCGCCGTCGAACTGGCTGCGTTGCTCGGCGCGGACCGACCGTCAGGCCCGGTGCGACGAGGCCAGTGGCAGATGGAAAACGCCACCCAGCACGTTCTCCTCAAACGCAAGCTGATGGGCCTCGACCGCCAGCCGCTGGTGAAGGCGACTCCCAGAAAACTGCAGGGGGAAGCCGCCCCCACATTACGGAAAGCGCCGCTGACGGAAACAGACTTCTCCGAGGAGCAAGTCCGCGCGATCCAAAGCAAACTCAAAGAGTGGTATGCGGATTCCAGGGAACCGATGGCGATTGTCATCGCCCAGAATGGCGTGGTCGTTCTGGCCAAGGGATTCGGAACGCTCAATGGCGAGAAGGTCACGGTCGACACGCCGATGTCGTTGGACTCGGCCATGAAACCTCTGATTGGCCTTCAACTGGCCACTTACATCGACCGCGGGCACTTGCAACTCGACGAACCCATCGGCAACTATCTCCCCGACTTTGACACTCCGCGGGACCGCAATCTGACGTTTCGGGCAGGTCACGTTCACGCTACCGGCATCCACTTCCCCTGGGAGCTGGCCTTCCGGCGATTGTTCTACTTCCACACCTGGCACGAGAGTCTGATTGCCCACTGCAAGCGAGAATGGGAACCGGGAACCGAACATCGATACGGTGTCGTTGGCGTCATCCTGTCGGTCCGGGCTCTGGAACTGTTGCGAGGAAGAAACTACTGGGACGCGATGGAGCGGGACTTGATTGCGCCGCTCGGCATCCACAATGTGTTGCCCGGCGGAAGAGGTTTCTCCGCAGAAAACATGGCCCGGATCGGTGTATTGCTGCACAATGGCGGCAAGTACGGCCTGTGGGAAGTGTTTTCAGAGAAAACGCATGCTGCGATTCTGCCGACGTCGCTCAAGCCCTACTTTCCCGACCTGGACATGGAATACGGCATCGGATTGAAAGACGCGAGCCAGCACTTGGGACCAGGCAGCTACGGCCATGGCGGCGGCTGCGGCACATTGCTGGCCATCAATCCCGAGCAGCACCTGGTCGTCGCGATGGTCAGGAATGGACATGGAAAAGACTACAAGAAATACCGTGATGAGTTGATGGCGTTGGTGAGAAAGTCGATCCAGGAATGA
- a CDS encoding sulfatase family protein, with amino-acid sequence MNVVVLYADDWRHDTLGVAGNPVVKTPHLDRLASQGIRFTENCVTTSICGVSRANLYTGQWMSRHGNRGFGMWQTPWEETYLGQLKGNGYYLGHVGKWHNGQIPKDKFDFAVAYHGRHWYETKEYGRVHVTQRNENDALKFLQNRPKDRPFYLTVSFFATHAEDGHKDQYLPQPESMELYQDVSIPVPLNATQESWERLPDFFDEKNEGRNRWHWRFDDEAKYQRMMKNYFRLASEVDATCGVVLNELEKQGVLDNTLVIFTTDNGYYHGEHGLADKWYPHQESIRVPLIIVDPRMPSSKKGTTNQEFTLSVDLAPTILATAGIEAPQRMQGRDISDLYLPVVDAKSAPWRTEFFYEHPTLRSKDFIPASEALVRKDWKYMVWPEDHVEQLFDLQSDPREENDLASDPAQAKRLAEMRQRFTELKEAAK; translated from the coding sequence ATGAACGTGGTCGTGCTGTATGCCGATGACTGGCGTCACGATACGCTCGGAGTCGCCGGTAACCCCGTGGTCAAGACTCCCCATCTCGACCGACTTGCGTCCCAAGGGATTCGATTCACGGAGAACTGCGTCACCACTTCCATCTGTGGCGTCAGCCGGGCCAATCTCTACACCGGGCAATGGATGTCGCGGCACGGCAACCGAGGATTCGGAATGTGGCAGACGCCATGGGAAGAAACTTATCTGGGGCAGCTGAAGGGGAACGGCTACTATCTTGGCCACGTCGGCAAATGGCACAACGGCCAGATTCCCAAAGACAAGTTCGACTTCGCTGTCGCCTATCACGGCCGACATTGGTACGAGACGAAAGAATACGGCCGAGTCCACGTCACGCAGCGCAACGAGAACGACGCGCTAAAGTTTCTCCAGAATCGGCCCAAGGATCGGCCGTTTTATTTGACGGTGTCGTTCTTCGCGACCCATGCCGAGGATGGCCACAAGGACCAGTACCTGCCTCAACCGGAGTCGATGGAACTTTACCAGGACGTCTCGATTCCTGTGCCGCTGAACGCGACGCAGGAATCCTGGGAGCGACTGCCGGACTTCTTCGACGAGAAGAACGAGGGACGTAATCGCTGGCACTGGCGTTTTGACGACGAGGCAAAGTACCAGCGGATGATGAAAAACTACTTCCGCCTGGCGAGCGAGGTCGATGCCACTTGTGGCGTCGTGCTCAACGAGTTGGAGAAGCAGGGCGTTCTCGACAACACGCTGGTGATTTTCACCACCGACAACGGCTACTACCACGGCGAGCATGGCCTGGCCGATAAATGGTACCCGCACCAGGAGTCGATCCGCGTGCCGTTAATCATTGTCGATCCGCGCATGCCGAGCAGTAAGAAGGGCACGACCAATCAGGAGTTTACGCTCAGCGTCGATCTTGCCCCGACGATCCTGGCCACGGCGGGTATCGAGGCTCCCCAGCGGATGCAGGGCCGCGACATCAGCGATCTCTATTTACCCGTTGTAGATGCAAAGTCCGCGCCCTGGCGGACGGAGTTCTTCTACGAGCATCCGACGCTACGCAGCAAGGACTTTATCCCGGCCTCCGAAGCTCTGGTCCGCAAGGACTGGAAGTACATGGTGTGGCCTGAAGATCACGTCGAGCAGCTTTTCGATCTGCAGTCCGATCCGCGCGAGGAGAACGATCTTGCGAGCGACCCGGCGCAGGCAAAGAGACTCGCCGAGATGCGCCAACGATTTACGGAGTTGAAGGAGGCAGCGAAATGA
- a CDS encoding serine hydrolase domain-containing protein: protein MKPFQIHPIFAIPLLTALALFTQPNALTAREPAAKANTREEKQRENREFRAAICAHHISSGLWVVGRDYQRTAEEVIAQDIAPFTYFGWQPDFKYHVDEERKIVTVTAPGAPPRSARYLGDQGSTILPRGKEDVFFQPVKVPRNLPNASTQNWPMGEVGATTPLPDGVDSKAVAAALDWAMAQEDQNTRALVVAYDGKIIGERYAPGWTKDTPQISWSQGKSITATLIAILVQRGLLEIDQLAPIKEWQNDARREIRIRDLLQMSSGLDFANLGFKGETLTPENQHMRVYFDSLNVFEHVLKAPAKVPPGTRNAYLNSDPLSLGKIIRDTVEAQGEDYLTFPQRALFDKIGARSPVLETDPWGNFILSGYDYLSARDWVRFGLLYLQDGVWQGERILPEGWTDFVATPAPADEKRNYGGMFWVNRAPRMDQVPQDAYWPAGFMGQVTMIIPSRKLVVVRMGPSAGDVYPFLNETIGRILKAIP, encoded by the coding sequence ATGAAACCATTTCAAATCCACCCGATATTTGCAATCCCGCTATTGACCGCTCTTGCGCTTTTCACGCAACCGAATGCTCTGACCGCAAGGGAGCCAGCGGCGAAAGCGAATACCCGCGAAGAGAAGCAGCGGGAAAACAGGGAGTTCCGCGCTGCGATCTGTGCCCATCACATTAGCTCCGGGCTATGGGTGGTGGGACGGGATTACCAGCGGACCGCGGAAGAAGTCATCGCGCAGGACATCGCCCCGTTCACCTATTTCGGCTGGCAACCCGATTTCAAATACCATGTCGATGAGGAACGCAAGATTGTCACGGTGACGGCTCCCGGCGCTCCGCCCCGAAGCGCGCGATATCTGGGTGATCAGGGCAGCACGATTCTGCCACGCGGCAAAGAGGACGTTTTCTTCCAGCCTGTCAAAGTGCCCCGTAATCTCCCCAATGCTTCCACACAGAACTGGCCAATGGGCGAAGTCGGAGCGACGACGCCGCTTCCCGATGGCGTTGACTCCAAAGCGGTGGCCGCCGCGCTCGACTGGGCGATGGCGCAGGAAGATCAAAACACCCGCGCACTGGTCGTCGCCTACGATGGCAAGATCATCGGCGAACGCTACGCCCCCGGCTGGACGAAAGATACGCCGCAGATCAGCTGGTCGCAGGGCAAAAGCATTACCGCAACTCTGATCGCCATCCTTGTGCAGCGCGGTCTTCTGGAGATTGATCAACTGGCGCCAATCAAGGAGTGGCAGAACGACGCACGGCGCGAGATCCGTATCCGCGATCTCCTGCAGATGAGCAGCGGTCTGGACTTCGCCAATCTTGGATTCAAGGGCGAGACCTTGACGCCCGAAAACCAGCACATGCGGGTTTACTTCGATTCCCTCAATGTGTTCGAGCACGTCCTCAAGGCGCCAGCGAAGGTCCCGCCCGGAACGCGCAACGCCTATCTCAACAGCGACCCCTTGAGTCTCGGGAAAATTATTCGTGATACGGTCGAGGCCCAGGGCGAAGACTATCTCACCTTTCCGCAGCGGGCTCTGTTTGACAAGATCGGCGCCCGCAGTCCGGTTCTGGAAACGGACCCCTGGGGCAACTTTATCCTTTCGGGCTACGACTACCTGTCCGCTCGCGACTGGGTGCGCTTCGGACTGCTCTATCTCCAGGACGGCGTCTGGCAGGGAGAGCGGATTCTGCCTGAAGGCTGGACCGATTTCGTCGCCACCCCGGCGCCGGCCGACGAGAAACGGAATTACGGCGGAATGTTCTGGGTCAACCGGGCCCCGCGGATGGATCAGGTCCCTCAGGACGCATATTGGCCGGCTGGATTCATGGGACAAGTGACGATGATCATCCCCTCCCGCAAACTGGTCGTCGTGCGGATGGGACCCAGTGCAGGAGATGTCTATCCCTTTCTGAACGAAACGATCGGTCGCATCCTGAAAGCGATCCCGTGA
- the istB gene encoding IS21-like element helper ATPase IstB — MSTSPQTNKSSAKKKTRPPSTRRSPATATPPVTTPPVTTTLTEQLRELRLPMFRENFEEQAQKATQESLSHTAYLAELTELECQARRQSRTARMLHHSRLPSSKTWSNFCWTRLPLATARQLESLRSGSFLDRRENVLIFGKPGSGKSHCLCALGEQLIQQGRSVLFTTCCLLVQQLLVAKRALQLPKLIQKLSRFEALIIDDLGYVQQSREEMEALFTLLVERYERGSVLLTSNLPFSKWEQIFKDAMTTAAAIDRLVHHSVILELNVPSYRLETAKQSKPNPEEPESPKTETPKKEPEL; from the coding sequence ATGAGTACATCCCCGCAGACGAACAAATCATCCGCCAAGAAGAAGACGCGACCGCCGTCGACGCGGCGCTCGCCCGCAACCGCGACGCCGCCTGTCACGACGCCGCCTGTCACGACGACCCTGACCGAGCAACTGCGCGAACTGCGGCTGCCGATGTTCCGCGAGAATTTCGAGGAGCAGGCCCAGAAGGCGACGCAGGAATCGCTGAGCCACACGGCGTATCTGGCCGAGTTGACGGAGCTGGAATGCCAGGCCCGCCGCCAGAGTCGGACCGCGCGGATGCTGCATCATTCGCGGCTCCCGTCGTCGAAGACTTGGAGCAATTTCTGCTGGACGCGTCTGCCGCTGGCGACGGCCCGGCAGTTGGAATCGCTCCGCAGCGGCTCCTTCCTGGATCGTCGCGAGAACGTCCTCATTTTTGGCAAGCCGGGGTCGGGCAAGAGCCATTGCCTGTGCGCGCTGGGGGAGCAACTGATTCAGCAAGGCCGGTCAGTGCTGTTCACGACCTGCTGTCTGTTGGTGCAACAATTGCTGGTGGCGAAGCGTGCGTTGCAACTGCCGAAGTTGATCCAGAAGCTGTCGCGGTTCGAGGCGTTGATCATCGACGACCTGGGCTATGTGCAACAAAGCCGCGAGGAGATGGAGGCCCTATTCACACTGCTGGTGGAGCGCTACGAACGGGGCAGCGTGCTGCTAACGAGCAATCTGCCGTTCAGCAAATGGGAGCAGATCTTCAAAGACGCGATGACCACCGCGGCCGCCATCGACCGCCTGGTGCACCACAGCGTGATTCTCGAACTCAACGTACCCAGCTATCGCCTGGAAACAGCCAAGCAATCCAAGCCCAACCCCGAAGAGCCCGAATCGCCGAAAACAGAAACCCCAAAGAAAGAACCGGAATTATAA